The Methanocaldococcus jannaschii DSM 2661 genome has a segment encoding these proteins:
- a CDS encoding DUF6485 family protein, translated as MECPNKEINLKRCNCSYPACSKKGMCCECLHYHLKNRQLPACCFPDDVEKTYDRSFETFAKLVLEGKI; from the coding sequence ATGGAATGTCCAAATAAAGAAATCAACTTAAAAAGATGCAACTGTAGTTACCCAGCTTGTTCTAAAAAAGGAATGTGTTGTGAATGCTTACATTACCATTTAAAAAATAGACAGTTGCCAGCATGCTGTTTTCCAGATGATGTAGAAAAAACTTATGACAGGAGTTTTGAAACATTTGCAAAGCTTGTTTTAGAAGGGAAGATTTAA
- a CDS encoding methanogenesis marker 5 protein: MKKIFIYPPNSLILTDLVERFGHKPLNLNIVIGKLVRNPEIDSPPMNITDEEPKKGLKYAAVEVPSGVRGRMALIGPLIEEAEAAIIMDDAPIAFGCIGCQRTNELTLYLVRRKNIPILRVKYPTNEEEAEILVNKIANFLKSLEENQEN; encoded by the coding sequence ATGAAAAAAATATTCATATACCCACCAAATAGCTTAATTCTAACAGATTTGGTTGAGAGATTTGGACACAAGCCTTTAAACTTGAATATAGTTATAGGAAAATTAGTCAGAAATCCTGAAATAGACAGCCCACCAATGAATATAACAGACGAAGAGCCTAAGAAAGGTTTGAAGTATGCGGCTGTGGAAGTTCCTTCTGGTGTTAGAGGAAGGATGGCTTTAATTGGGCCATTAATTGAAGAGGCAGAGGCAGCGATAATAATGGATGATGCACCAATAGCCTTTGGATGTATTGGCTGCCAAAGAACAAATGAACTAACTCTATATTTAGTTAGAAGGAAAAATATCCCAATATTAAGAGTTAAATATCCAACAAATGAAGAAGAGGCGGAAATTTTAGTTAATAAGATAGCAAACTTCTTAAAGAGCTTAGAAGAAAATCAAGAAAATTAA
- a CDS encoding DUF2111 domain-containing protein, whose translation MITISENSEAKELMPIAQAVHILVNKLPVAMRSKNKPGVRLEKGEVVDTNYEGYVLKVAIEKGEVVRATPIIGPYAGLPVIVAPIKDGDNVLGAIGVVDITAGIFEDIVAISRRPELYKFLPEDAFPK comes from the coding sequence ATGATAACCATATCTGAAAATTCTGAAGCAAAGGAATTAATGCCTATTGCTCAGGCTGTCCATATATTGGTTAATAAACTCCCTGTTGCTATGAGAAGCAAAAACAAGCCTGGAGTTAGGTTGGAAAAAGGGGAGGTTGTAGATACGAATTACGAAGGTTATGTTTTAAAAGTAGCTATTGAAAAAGGTGAAGTTGTTAGAGCTACACCTATTATAGGCCCTTATGCAGGACTTCCTGTTATAGTGGCTCCAATAAAAGATGGAGATAATGTTTTAGGAGCTATTGGTGTAGTTGATATAACAGCTGGAATATTTGAAGATATTGTGGCTATTTCAAGAAGACCTGAATTATACAAATTTTTACCAGAAGATGCATTTCCAAAATAA